One window of the Diospyros lotus cultivar Yz01 chromosome 12, ASM1463336v1, whole genome shotgun sequence genome contains the following:
- the LOC127786940 gene encoding fimbrin-2, with protein sequence MAGYVGILVSDPWLQNQFTQVELRSLKAQFMTMRRESGRLTLADLPTKIPRLKHIAENLTEQEIASFLRDLYQNLDNDVDFELFLQVYLKLQAHVSTRMGSGTKNSSAFLKSPTSALLHTISESEKASYVAHINNYLAGDEFLKRYLPIDPSTNDLFEIAKDGVLLCKLINVAVPGTIDERAINTKRMLNPWERNENHTLCLNSAKAIGCTVVNIGTQDIIEGRRHLVLGVISQIIKIQLLADLNLKKTPQLVELVDNGKDIEELMSLPPEKILLRWMNFQLKKTGYEKTVTNFSSDIKDAEAYARLLNILAPEHSNPSMLAVKNPLERAKLVLEHADRMGCKRYLTARDIVEGSPNLNLGFVAHIFQHRNGLSTYTRHISFLETSLDDTLISREEKAFRFWINSLGNSKHIDNVFEDLRNGWVLLETLDKVSPGIVNWKLATKPPIKMPFRKVENCNQVVKIGKQLKFSLVNIAGNDIVQGNKKLILAYLWQLMRYNMLQLLKNLRFHSHGKELTDADILEWANSKVRNSGRQGHMSSFKDKSLSDGIFFLELLSAVEPRAVNWSLVTKGESEEEKKMNATYIISIARKLGCSIFLLPEDITEVSQKMILTLTASIMYWFLKQPAEERPSAASDSESGSQSETTSNSTMDDTASESSTDESLSR encoded by the exons ATGGCTGGTTACGTTGGGATCTTGGTATCAGATCCATGGCTTCAAAACCAGTTCACTCAGGTCGAGCTTCGAAGCTTAAAAGCTCAG TTCATGACCATGAGGAGAGAAAGCGGCCGTCTCACACTAGCCGACTTGCCGACCAAGATACCGAGGCTGAAACACATCGCTGAGAATCTTACGGAGCAAGAAATAGCTTCGTTTCTTCGAGATTTGTACCAGAACTTGGATAATGACGTTGATTTCGAGCTCTTTCTTCAG GTATATCTGAAACTCCAAGCTCATGTAAGCACAAGAATGGGGAGTGGGACAAAGAACTCATCTGCATTCCTCAAATCTCCTACTTCAGCATTGCTTCACACAATTAGTGAATCTGAAAAGGCATCATATGTTGCGCACATCAACAATTACCTGGCAGGAGATGAATTCTTGAAGAGATACCTTCCAATAGATCCTTCAACTAATGATCTTTTTGAGATTGCAAAAGATGGAGTTCTTCTTTG TAAGCTTATTAATGTGGCTGTTCCTGGCACAATTGATGAACGGGCAATCAATACCAAGAGAATGCTGAATCCATGGGAAAGGAACGAAAATCATACTCTTTGCCTTAACTCTGCTAAGGCAATTGGATGTACAGTAGTCAATATAGGGACTCAGGACATCATTGAAGGAAGG CGGCATCTTGTTCTTGGAGTGATATCACAAATCATTAAG ATACAACTATTGGCAGACCTGAACTTAAAGAAAACTCCTCAGTTGGTGGAGTTGGTTGATAATGGAAAG GATATAGAAGAGCTGATGAGTTTACCTCCAGAGAAGATTTTGCTTAGGTGGATgaattttcaattgaaaaaaacAGGATATGAGAAAACAGTCACAAACTTCTCTTCTGATATAAAG GATGCGGAGGCTTATGCTCGCCTTTTAAATATTCTTGCCCCTGAGCATAGTAATCCATCCATGTTGGCTGTCAAAAATCCTCTAGAAAGAGCAAAGTTAGTTCTTGAGCATGCTGATAGGATGGGTTGCAAGAGATACTTAACTGCAAGAGATATTGTGGAGGGTTCTCCAAATCTGAACCTTGGTTTTGTGGCACATATCTTTCAACATAG GAATGGCCTTTCAACTTATACAAGGCATATTTCATTTCTTGAAACGTCTTTGGATGACACACTCATCTCTAGAGAAGAGAAAGCATTTCGGTTTTGGATAAACAGTCTTggaaattcaaaacacattgaCAATGTCTTTGAAGACCTGAGAAATGG GTGGGTGCTCTTGGAGACTCTTGACAAGGTATCACCAGGAATTGTTAACTGGAAACTTGCCACTAAGCCACCAATTAAAATGCCTTTCAGAAAAGTAGAGAACTGCAACCAAGTTGTTAAAATTGGGAAACAACTGAAGTTTTCACTTGTAAATATTGCTGGGAATGATATTGttcaaggaaacaagaaatTGATATTGG CTTATTTGTGGCAACTGATGCGGTACAACATGCTTCAACTTCTAAAGAATTTGAGATTCCATTCTCATGGGAAGGAACTTACCGATGCTGACATTTTAGAATGGGCCAATTCCAAAGTGCGGAACTCAGGAAGGCAGGGTCATATGTCTAGTTTTAag GATAAGAGTTTGTCAGACGGCATTTTTTTCCTTGAGCTACTTAGTGCTGTGGAACCTAGAGCAGTTAACTGGAGTCTTGTTACAAAAGGGGAAAGTG AGGAGGAGAAAAAGATGAATGCAACCTACATCATCAGTATTGCAAGGAAACTTGGCTGTTCAATATTCTTGCTTCCTGAAGACATAACAGAG GTGAGTCAAAAGATGATTCTCACGTTGACAGCAAGTATCATGTATTGGTTCTTGAAACAACCAGCAGAAGAGAGGCCATCCGCAGCTTCAGATAGTGAAAGTGGTAGCCAATCAGAGACAACCTCGAACTCAACAATGGATGACACTGCCTCTGAGTCATCAACAGATGAAAGCTTGAGTAGGTAG